The following proteins are co-located in the Candidatus Woesearchaeota archaeon genome:
- the pyrG gene encoding CTP synthase (glutamine hydrolyzing), with product MVGYELLASIANQTDEHEFYTPVPKNYKPGKTKYIVTMGTVISGLGKGIFGSSLAKLLQFRGLSVTQIKIEGYLNIDSGTLNPFRHGEVFVLDDGMECDMDLGTYERFLNQQLTKDNFLTNGQILRKVLDKERQGNYLGRDVQFLPHVTGEIKNHLRELAVKTNVDVILVEIGGTVGEIENAHYIEAMRQLAYEEGKENVCFAALTYVLQPGTLREQKSKAAQLGIKALLESGIQPDIIACRCEQPVSEKVREKISIHSNVPMERVISCHDVKNIYSIPLLLKDAQLDDSVMEILQLRPRISSAKQQKMIQEWVNFIERREAATQEVVVGITGKYTGLRDSYASIIEALYHAGTEHDVKVRIQWIETTEIEDGTLKVDNVLADVDGIIVPGGFGARGAEGKILCVQYARENNLPYLGLCYGFQMAVIEYARHICGLKHAHSTEIDPKTKEPVIDVLPEQKKIEGLGGNMRLGGQDVELKEGTKAYELYGQKKLIRERFRHRYEVDPDYISLLEQRGMVFSGKAPKYPIMQILEIPTHPFFVGTQYHPEFTSRPLSPHPLFSGFVAALKAKKQ from the coding sequence ATGGTTGGGTATGAATTATTGGCAAGTATTGCAAACCAAACAGATGAACATGAATTCTACACGCCAGTCCCTAAAAACTATAAACCGGGCAAGACAAAATATATTGTTACTATGGGTACGGTTATCTCTGGCCTTGGGAAGGGTATTTTTGGTTCCTCGCTCGCAAAACTCTTACAGTTCCGTGGCTTATCGGTTACGCAAATAAAAATTGAGGGCTATCTCAATATTGACTCAGGTACCTTAAATCCCTTTCGCCATGGAGAGGTCTTTGTTCTTGATGATGGTATGGAATGCGATATGGATTTGGGGACGTATGAGCGATTTCTTAATCAACAGTTAACAAAGGATAATTTCCTCACGAATGGACAGATCTTACGCAAAGTCCTTGATAAAGAGCGACAGGGAAACTATTTAGGAAGAGACGTCCAGTTCTTGCCTCATGTTACTGGAGAAATCAAAAATCATCTGAGAGAATTAGCAGTAAAAACAAATGTTGATGTTATTCTCGTTGAGATTGGCGGAACTGTTGGAGAAATTGAAAATGCTCACTATATTGAAGCCATGCGCCAATTAGCCTATGAAGAGGGTAAAGAGAATGTTTGCTTTGCTGCCTTAACCTATGTTCTCCAACCAGGCACATTGCGGGAACAAAAGAGCAAAGCAGCACAACTTGGTATTAAGGCACTTCTTGAATCTGGCATTCAACCTGATATCATTGCCTGTCGATGTGAGCAACCCGTCAGCGAGAAAGTCAGGGAGAAGATCAGTATTCATTCAAATGTTCCTATGGAACGGGTAATTAGCTGTCATGATGTCAAGAATATCTATAGTATCCCCCTTTTACTCAAGGATGCACAACTTGATGATTCGGTTATGGAAATCTTACAATTACGGCCACGCATTTCCTCTGCAAAACAGCAGAAGATGATTCAGGAATGGGTCAATTTTATTGAGCGACGTGAGGCTGCTACTCAGGAAGTTGTTGTGGGAATTACCGGGAAGTATACAGGACTACGGGATAGTTATGCAAGTATCATTGAGGCATTGTACCATGCAGGCACAGAACATGACGTTAAGGTTCGTATCCAATGGATTGAAACAACAGAAATAGAAGATGGCACGTTGAAAGTAGATAATGTATTGGCCGATGTTGATGGTATTATTGTTCCAGGAGGGTTTGGTGCACGCGGTGCAGAAGGTAAAATCCTTTGTGTTCAATATGCACGAGAAAATAACCTCCCGTACTTAGGGTTATGTTATGGTTTTCAGATGGCAGTTATTGAATATGCACGCCATATCTGTGGGCTTAAACATGCACATTCTACTGAAATCGATCCCAAGACAAAAGAGCCTGTTATTGATGTTTTGCCTGAACAAAAGAAAATTGAAGGTTTAGGGGGGAATATGCGTCTTGGTGGCCAAGATGTTGAATTAAAAGAAGGGACAAAGGCCTATGAACTCTATGGACAGAAGAAACTTATTCGGGAGAGATTCAGACACCGCTATGAGGTTGATCCAGACTACATTTCCCTTCTTGAGCAACGTGGCATGGTTTTTTCAGGAAAAGCACCAAAGTATCCTATCATGCAGATCCTTGAAATTCCGACGCATCCATTTTTTGTTGGTACTCAGTATCATCCTGAATTTACCTCACGACCCTTGAGTCCACATCCCTTATTCTCAGGATTTGTGGCTGCACTTAAAGCCAAGAAGCAGTAA
- a CDS encoding helix-turn-helix domain-containing protein, which produces MIAPIETTLQAIGLTKGERKVYLALLTLGSTTTGPLIKSSGISGSKMYEVLDRLMKKGLVSTVLLNGVHRYEATSPERLLDYLEERVKSIQEEKLQVQRIVPALLLQSKQARSSTVKVFMGFEGLKTANEDILHSLNKGEEWLDMGLTEQPKIWEIYFNKKQHERAAKGIVYKLLLNEHYSSLYEQRKHLARTEIRFLPKSFAMPTAIQIYRNRTIIMILLQEQPLAILMESDAIAMSFRKYFSLLWRIAREPKKKISMK; this is translated from the coding sequence ATGATTGCTCCCATTGAAACAACACTCCAAGCTATTGGCTTAACCAAAGGAGAACGAAAAGTGTATCTTGCCCTCCTTACTCTTGGATCAACCACTACTGGACCGTTGATTAAATCCTCAGGAATCTCTGGCTCTAAGATGTATGAGGTCCTTGATCGTCTTATGAAAAAAGGGCTCGTGAGCACGGTTCTTTTAAATGGTGTTCATCGTTATGAAGCAACAAGCCCTGAACGACTTCTAGATTATCTTGAAGAAAGAGTAAAGTCCATTCAAGAAGAGAAATTACAGGTACAACGTATTGTCCCTGCATTATTGCTCCAGTCAAAACAAGCTCGGTCAAGTACCGTAAAAGTGTTTATGGGCTTTGAAGGCCTTAAAACAGCAAATGAAGATATTCTCCATTCCTTGAACAAAGGTGAAGAATGGCTGGATATGGGTTTAACTGAGCAGCCGAAAATATGGGAGATCTATTTTAATAAAAAACAACATGAACGTGCAGCCAAGGGCATTGTCTATAAACTCTTACTTAATGAACACTATTCCAGCCTGTACGAGCAGCGGAAGCATTTGGCACGAACAGAGATTCGTTTCTTACCAAAGTCATTTGCCATGCCCACAGCCATTCAGATTTATCGTAATAGAACTATTATCATGATCCTTCTCCAAGAACAACCACTTGCTATTCTTATGGAAAGTGATGCTATTGCCATGAGTTTTCGCAAGTATTTCTCCCTTCTCTGGAGGATTGCTCGAGAACCAAAAAAGAAGATATCAATGAAATAA